In one window of Catalinimonas alkaloidigena DNA:
- a CDS encoding putative LPS assembly protein LptD encodes MTALRHFCLLIFCFFAIQVASAQVSSPADSTVTPLPSDTSGIAADSTVAADTLQPTGDIKTTINYSARDSIRFNVRTQEIYLYGDAKIEYGDITLKADTIEINWANNTLTARGGVDSTGRTIGTPEFTEGADNYVAENIRYNFVSRKGIISGIVTQQGEGYIHGERVKKNELDELFIRRAKYTTCNLPDPHFEISAPKIKVIPGDKLISGPFNLVIADIPTPLGFAFGMFPTPRTRSSGIVMPVYGEADTRGFFLRDGGYYWAVSDYLGLQFLGNIYTKGSWGLSTQGTYRKRYAYSGSFNLRFNNTKSGTEGLEDTRKEFWVNWSHSPQTRKNGRFAVSINAGSSSFNTLNSFSTDAYLSNAFNSSISYSNRFSIGQAQFNYGVNLRQSQNTSTGTVNFTLPDINLGMNRIYPFAPAGSAPKNWLQKIGLSYNFTATNRISNEIPKDIYAFDNIITPDEVSVDEVRQPNIPFNFQNLPTILSNAQAGARHTIPVSTSFSLFNYINVSPSLNYEEVWFLKRQVYTWNAVDDTLNARTEQGFYRAYSGSASLGFSTRLYGMYRFGSGNGKVQAIRHVINPSLSLGYRPDFSDPVFGIYQQDVQIDRAGTLQRVNPFLGSVYSAPAAGKSGSVSFSLNNNLEMKVREENDTAQTFKKVSLLDNFGISTSYNLAADSFALSPINWNARTRILGQIDINISGTIDPYQYAILDQRDGVVTRQRRVNAYAFDWKSRKFGQLSRTTVSLSTNLNPQALKREQQTREALDEARTPENNEEINRIQQNPDQYVDFNIPWSFRVSYNLSYSRVGYFDSSVRQSLSFSGDLSITEKWKLSFTSAYDFEAKDFGFTTISINRDLHCWTMAFNWIPFGQRQSYTFDLRAQASLLQDLKLSRRRSWYDR; translated from the coding sequence TTGACTGCTCTCCGGCACTTCTGCCTGCTGATTTTCTGTTTTTTTGCTATTCAGGTAGCTTCCGCCCAGGTGAGTTCGCCTGCCGACTCTACCGTTACTCCCCTGCCCAGCGATACGTCCGGCATCGCGGCCGACTCGACCGTAGCGGCTGATACGTTGCAACCGACGGGCGACATCAAAACCACCATCAACTACTCGGCGCGCGACTCGATCCGCTTCAACGTGCGGACGCAGGAGATTTACTTGTACGGGGACGCCAAAATCGAATACGGGGATATTACCCTCAAAGCCGATACCATTGAGATCAACTGGGCGAACAATACCCTTACAGCCCGGGGAGGCGTGGATTCGACCGGCAGGACGATCGGTACCCCTGAGTTTACCGAGGGAGCGGATAATTATGTGGCCGAAAACATTCGGTACAATTTCGTTTCGCGCAAAGGCATCATCTCCGGCATTGTCACCCAACAAGGCGAAGGTTATATCCACGGCGAACGGGTCAAGAAAAACGAACTGGACGAACTGTTCATCCGCCGGGCCAAGTACACGACCTGTAACCTGCCCGATCCTCACTTCGAAATTTCAGCGCCTAAAATCAAGGTTATTCCCGGTGATAAGCTGATCAGCGGTCCGTTCAACCTCGTTATCGCCGATATTCCAACCCCCCTGGGCTTTGCGTTCGGGATGTTCCCCACGCCTCGGACCAGATCGTCAGGCATTGTGATGCCGGTGTACGGCGAAGCCGACACGCGCGGTTTCTTTCTGCGCGACGGCGGCTATTACTGGGCCGTAAGCGATTACCTGGGGTTACAGTTCCTGGGTAACATCTACACCAAAGGCAGCTGGGGACTGAGCACCCAGGGCACGTATCGCAAGCGATACGCCTACAGCGGCTCGTTTAACCTTCGTTTCAACAACACCAAATCGGGTACCGAAGGCCTGGAAGATACCCGAAAAGAGTTCTGGGTCAACTGGAGCCATAGCCCGCAAACCCGGAAGAACGGGCGCTTTGCGGTGTCGATCAACGCGGGCTCCAGCAGCTTTAACACGCTGAACTCGTTTAGTACCGACGCGTACCTGTCCAACGCGTTTAACTCCAGCATCTCGTATTCGAACCGGTTCAGCATCGGGCAGGCGCAATTCAACTACGGGGTGAACCTGCGGCAAAGCCAGAACACCAGTACCGGGACGGTCAACTTTACGTTGCCTGACATCAACCTCGGGATGAACCGCATCTATCCCTTTGCGCCGGCCGGAAGCGCGCCGAAAAACTGGCTACAGAAGATCGGCCTGAGCTACAACTTTACGGCCACCAACCGCATCAGCAACGAAATTCCGAAGGACATTTACGCCTTCGACAACATCATTACGCCGGACGAAGTTAGTGTCGATGAGGTACGACAACCCAACATTCCTTTCAACTTCCAAAACCTGCCCACCATTCTGTCCAACGCGCAGGCGGGTGCACGGCACACCATTCCGGTCTCTACTTCGTTTTCGCTTTTCAATTACATCAACGTGTCGCCGAGCCTGAACTACGAAGAGGTCTGGTTTCTGAAGAGACAGGTGTATACGTGGAACGCCGTCGACGATACGCTAAACGCGCGCACGGAACAAGGCTTTTACCGGGCTTACTCAGGCAGTGCCAGCTTGGGGTTCAGCACGCGTCTGTACGGAATGTACCGGTTCGGAAGCGGAAACGGTAAGGTGCAGGCCATTCGCCACGTCATCAACCCGTCGCTGTCGTTGGGCTACCGTCCTGACTTTTCCGACCCTGTCTTCGGCATCTACCAACAAGATGTACAAATTGACCGCGCGGGTACCCTACAACGGGTCAACCCCTTCTTAGGATCGGTGTACAGCGCGCCGGCAGCCGGAAAATCCGGAAGCGTAAGCTTCAGTCTGAACAACAACCTGGAAATGAAGGTCCGGGAAGAAAACGACACGGCGCAAACGTTCAAGAAGGTGAGCCTGCTGGACAACTTCGGCATTAGCACCAGCTACAACCTGGCCGCCGATTCGTTTGCGCTGTCGCCCATCAACTGGAATGCCCGTACGCGCATTCTGGGGCAGATCGACATCAACATTTCAGGGACGATCGATCCGTATCAGTACGCGATTCTCGACCAGAGAGACGGCGTAGTGACACGTCAGCGGCGCGTCAATGCCTATGCGTTCGACTGGAAAAGCCGAAAGTTCGGGCAGCTTTCACGCACCACGGTCTCGCTGAGTACCAACCTGAACCCGCAAGCCTTAAAGCGGGAACAGCAAACCCGGGAGGCGCTGGACGAAGCCCGTACGCCAGAAAACAACGAAGAAATCAACCGGATTCAACAGAACCCAGACCAATACGTCGACTTCAACATTCCGTGGAGTTTCCGAGTCAGCTACAACCTGAGTTACTCACGCGTGGGGTATTTCGATTCGTCCGTGCGGCAGTCCCTTTCATTCAGCGGCGACTTGTCGATCACCGAAAAGTGGA